The proteins below come from a single Anguilla rostrata isolate EN2019 chromosome 3, ASM1855537v3, whole genome shotgun sequence genomic window:
- the gtpbp8 gene encoding GTP-binding protein 8 isoform X1, whose translation MSVSLGRNVPLQAKAVTADPCGMFCPKAWVLLLAKPAFWAVPLGQRHTHTLASFREASRLPERRLRGLLFPFSELEGHLAPGVRRGEFSLFQPSVRDVSRAEQLFTPSPKHRIDYFTSAVRMDHAPGMQQPEVCFIGRSNVGKSSLIRALFSLVPGLEVRVSKTPGHTKKLNFYRVGKAFTVVDMPGYGYRAPEDFRDMVESYLEERTSLVRTFLLLDGSVGLQEVDKIAVEMCEELGLPYVIVLTKIDKGSRGVLLRNLLQLQEVIHRHTGGCYPQPFLVSSTQFSGIYLLRCFIAHVTGNLDLEMAVNQGTPKGVR comes from the exons ATGTCGGTTTCACTCGGACGAAA TGTACCCCTCCAGGCGAAAGCTGTGACAGCAGACCCCTGCGGGATGTTCTGTCCAAAGGCCTGGGTGTTGCTGCTGGCCAAGCCTGCGTTCTGGGCCGTCCCCCTGGGGCAGCGGCACACCCACACCCTGGCCTCTTTTCGTGAGGCGTCTCGTCTGCCAGAGAGGAGGCTGCGGGGCCTGCTGTTCCCCTTCAGCGAGCTGGAGGGTCACCTGGCCCCCGGAGTGCGGCGGGGGGAGTTCAGTCTGTTCCAGCCCAGCGTGAGGGACGTCTCCAGGGCCGAGCAGCtcttcaccccctcccccaaacaccgCATTGACTACTTCACCTCTGCTGTTAGGATGGACCATGCACCTGGCATGCAGCAGCCTGAG gtGTGTTTCATAGGTAGGAGTAACGTGGGGAAGTCCTCTCTAATCCGCGCACTCTTCTCCCTGGTGCCTGGCCTCGAGGTCCGGGTCTCCAAAACGCCG GGTCACACAAAGAAGCTCAACTTCTATCGAGTGGGAAAGGCTTTCACTGTGGTGGACATGCCAGGCTACGGCTACAGGGCACCTGAGGACTTCCGGGACATGGTGGAGTCTTACCTGGAGGAACGGACAAG CCTGGTGAGGACGTTCCTGTTGCTTGACGGTTCAGTGGGGCTGCAGGAAGTGGACAAGATTGCCGTGGAAATGTGTGAAGAGCTGGGATTGCCCTACGTG ATTGTGCTGACGAAGATTGACAAGGGCAGTCGGGGGGTGCTGCTGAGAaacctgctccagctgcaggaaGTCATCCATAGGCACACAGGAGGATGTTATCCCCAGCCCTTCCTGGTCAG CTCTACACAGTTCTCCGGGATTTACCTTCTTCGCTGTTTCATTGCACATGTGACCGGGAATCTTGACCTGGAGATGGCAGTCAATCAGGGAACGCCAAAGGGGGTCAGGTGA
- the slc10a2 gene encoding ileal sodium/bile acid cotransporter — protein sequence MSALASSSAVLPPSCSSNATLCSGTSCLVPPSNFNEILSVVLSAVLTVMLAMVMFAMGCTVDIYKLWGHIRRPWGIFVGFLCQFGIMPFTAFALSLAFNVLPIQAVAILIMGCCPGGSSSNILAYWLDGDMDLSISMTTCSSILAMGMMPLCLLIYTSVWTSADTIQIPYESIGITLVSLLIPVALGIYVKNRWPSAAKKILQVGSIMGIALIVIIAVVGGVLYQSSWVISPYLWVIGAIYPVIGFGLGFLLARFVGQPYYRCRTIALETGFQNAQLCSTIIQLSFSPEELEVMFSFPLIYSIFQLVVAVGSVGAYQLYKKHCRKASPLEDCEGAEPSDGEEKKEHALENGGFQCDENGNLDGKFTPL from the exons ATGTCCGCCCTTGCCTCCTCCTCCGcggttctccctccctcctgctcctccaacGCCACCCTGTGTTCGGGCACCTCCTGCCTGGTCCCTCCCAGCAACTTCAACGAGATCCTGAGCGTGGTCCTGAGCGCCGTGCTCACGGTCATGCTGGCCATGGTCATGTTCGCCATGGGCTGCACCGTGGACATCTACAAGCTGTGGGGCCACATCCGGAGGCCCTGGGGTATCTTCGTGGGCTTCCTGTGCCAGTTCGGCATCATGCCCTTCACCGCCTTCGCCCTGTCCCTGGCCTTCAACGTGTTGCCCATCCAGGCTGTGGCCATCCTCATCATGGGCTGCTGCCCCGGCGGGTCCAGCTCCAACATCCTGGCCTACTGGCTGGACGGGGACATGGATCTCAG TATCAGTATGACAACCTGCTCCTCCATACTGGCCATGGGAATGATGCCTCTGTGCCTGCTCATCTACACCTCCGTCTGGACTTCTGCAGACACCATCCAGATCCCCTATGAGAGCATAG GTATCACTCTGGTATCTCTCCTGATCCCTGTCGCGTTAGGGATCTACGTCAAGAATCGGTGGCCCTCAGCCGCAAAGAAGATCCTCCAG GTGGGCTCCATCATGGGCATTGCCCTCATCGTCATTATCGCggtggtgggtggggttctGTACCAGTCCTCTTGGGTCATCTCCCCCTACCTCTGGGTCATCGGAGCCATCTACCCCGTGATAGGCTTCGGCCTGGGCTTCCTGCTGGCCCGCTTTGTAGGGCAGCCATATTACAG GTGTCGCACCATCGCCTTGGAGACGGGCTTCCAGAATGCGCAGCTCTGCAGCACCATCATCCAGCTGTCCTTCTCTCCTGAGGAGCTGGAGGTCATGTTCAGTTTCCCGCTCATCTACAGCATCTTCCAGCTGGTGGTTGCCGTGGGATCAGTAGGAG cCTACCAGTTGTACAAGAAGCATTGCCGGAAGGCGTCGCCCCTTGAAGACTGCGAAGGGGCGGAGCCCAGTGAcggagaggagaagaaggagcaCGCTCTGGAGAACGGCGGGTTCCAGTGCGACGAGAACGGCAACTTAGACGGCAAGTTCACCCCGCTGTGA
- the gtpbp8 gene encoding GTP-binding protein 8 isoform X2, which produces MFCPKAWVLLLAKPAFWAVPLGQRHTHTLASFREASRLPERRLRGLLFPFSELEGHLAPGVRRGEFSLFQPSVRDVSRAEQLFTPSPKHRIDYFTSAVRMDHAPGMQQPEVCFIGRSNVGKSSLIRALFSLVPGLEVRVSKTPGHTKKLNFYRVGKAFTVVDMPGYGYRAPEDFRDMVESYLEERTSLVRTFLLLDGSVGLQEVDKIAVEMCEELGLPYVIVLTKIDKGSRGVLLRNLLQLQEVIHRHTGGCYPQPFLVSSTQFSGIYLLRCFIAHVTGNLDLEMAVNQGTPKGVR; this is translated from the exons ATGTTCTGTCCAAAGGCCTGGGTGTTGCTGCTGGCCAAGCCTGCGTTCTGGGCCGTCCCCCTGGGGCAGCGGCACACCCACACCCTGGCCTCTTTTCGTGAGGCGTCTCGTCTGCCAGAGAGGAGGCTGCGGGGCCTGCTGTTCCCCTTCAGCGAGCTGGAGGGTCACCTGGCCCCCGGAGTGCGGCGGGGGGAGTTCAGTCTGTTCCAGCCCAGCGTGAGGGACGTCTCCAGGGCCGAGCAGCtcttcaccccctcccccaaacaccgCATTGACTACTTCACCTCTGCTGTTAGGATGGACCATGCACCTGGCATGCAGCAGCCTGAG gtGTGTTTCATAGGTAGGAGTAACGTGGGGAAGTCCTCTCTAATCCGCGCACTCTTCTCCCTGGTGCCTGGCCTCGAGGTCCGGGTCTCCAAAACGCCG GGTCACACAAAGAAGCTCAACTTCTATCGAGTGGGAAAGGCTTTCACTGTGGTGGACATGCCAGGCTACGGCTACAGGGCACCTGAGGACTTCCGGGACATGGTGGAGTCTTACCTGGAGGAACGGACAAG CCTGGTGAGGACGTTCCTGTTGCTTGACGGTTCAGTGGGGCTGCAGGAAGTGGACAAGATTGCCGTGGAAATGTGTGAAGAGCTGGGATTGCCCTACGTG ATTGTGCTGACGAAGATTGACAAGGGCAGTCGGGGGGTGCTGCTGAGAaacctgctccagctgcaggaaGTCATCCATAGGCACACAGGAGGATGTTATCCCCAGCCCTTCCTGGTCAG CTCTACACAGTTCTCCGGGATTTACCTTCTTCGCTGTTTCATTGCACATGTGACCGGGAATCTTGACCTGGAGATGGCAGTCAATCAGGGAACGCCAAAGGGGGTCAGGTGA